Proteins found in one Zea mays cultivar B73 chromosome 1, Zm-B73-REFERENCE-NAM-5.0, whole genome shotgun sequence genomic segment:
- the LOC103644328 gene encoding putative pentatricopeptide repeat-containing protein At1g03510, whose product MPFPSRHQRLASLTKLLTTHVNAGRHRDALGLFSRMLSAPDLPPLTDPSFAHAFPLALKSATALRVPGAAASFHALAAKCGLLSSPFLASALVASYGARVVGGACGASYELTRRLFDELPARNAVVWSAMISVHVRAGDLAAAAWALDHMDVPPTASCFNTVIAAVAESREHPARAIEVYRHMRRVGVPPSFITLLALVPACTVIGALTSIKEVHGFAVRHGMCARSHIGSSLIEAYGRCGSLAAAQRVFDQVHDRDVVVWSSLVSAYAFHGRAEVAMSLFQHMEDQDDVRPDSIMFLSLMAACAHSGHADDALQYFDVLTRRYGVEACGDHYSCLVDVLGRAGRLHQAYELLRTMPVKVTAKAWGALLAACRKHGDVRLAEVAGRALFEIEPENAGNFVSLANIYSGRGMHEDAERVRREMEQRGVQRLPGSSWMLHHKPSC is encoded by the coding sequence ATGCCCTTCCCCTCCCGCCACCAGCGCCTGGCGTCGCTGACGAAGCTGCTGACCACCCACGTGAACGCCGGCCGCCACCGCGACGCGCTCGGCCTCTTCTCCCGCATGCTCTCGGCCCCCGACCTCCCGCCGCTCACCGACCCCTCCTTCGCCCACGCCTTCCCGCTCGCGCTCAAGTCCGCCACCGCGCTCCGCGTGCCCGGCGCCGCCGCCTCCTTCCACGCGCTCGCCGCCAAGTGTGGCCTGCTCTCCAGCCCCTTTCTCGCCTCCGCGCTCGTCGCGTCCTACGGAGCGCGCGTCGTCGGCGGTGCCTGCGGTGCCTCCTACGAACTCACTCGCCGCCTGTTCGACGAATTGCCCGCCCGCAACGCCGTCGTCTGGAGCGCCATGATCTCCGTCCACGTCCGGGCGGGAGACCTCGCCGCCGCGGCGTGGGCGCTTGACCACATGGACGTCCCCCCGACTGCCTCCTGCTTCAACACCGTGATAGCCGCGGTCGCCGAGTCCAGGGAACACCCAGCCCGAGCCATCGAGGTGTACCGACACATGCGAAGAGTGGGCGTCCCGCCGAGTTTCATCACGCTGCTGGCGCTCGTCCCTGCATGCACCGTGATAGGCGCATTGACTTCGATCAAGGAGGTGCACGGCTTTGCAGTGCGGCATGGCATGTGCGCGAGATCCCACATTGGCAGCTCCCTCATCGAAGCATATGGGCGCTGCGGTTCTCTTGCTGCCGCGCAGAGGGTTTTTGACCAGGTTCATGATCGGGACGTGGTTGTTTGGAGCTCTCTGGTTTCAGCCTACGCTTTCCATGGTCGTGCGGAGGTCGCAATGTCGCTTTTCCAACACATGGAGGACCAGGATGATGTTCGGCCTGACAGCATCATGTTCCTTAGCTTGATGGCGGCCTGTGCCCATTCTGGTCATGCAGATGACGCATTGCAGTATTTCGATGTGTTGACCAGGAGATATGGAGTGGAAGCTTGTGGAGACCATTATTCGTGCTTGGTGGACGTCTTGGGCCGGGCAGGACGGCTGCACCAAGCTTATGAACTTCTACGAACAATGCCAGTAAAGGTTACAGCAAAAGCCTGGGGAGCTCTTCTTGCTGCATGCAGGAAACATGGGGATGTGCGGTTGGCAGAGGTTGCCGGGAGAGCATTGTTTGAGATCGAACCAGAGAATGCAGGGAATTTTGTTTCGCTCGCAAACATCTATTCAGGTCGTGGCATGCATGAGGATGCAGAGCGGGTGAGAAGGGAGATGGAGCAGCGAGGTGTGCAGAGACTGCCTGGTAGCAGTTGGATGCTACATCACAAGCCAAGTTGTTAA
- the LOC606472 gene encoding derlin-2.2, whose protein sequence is MAQAVEEWYRQMPIITRSYLTAAVVTTVGCTLEIISPYHLYLNPKLVVQHYEIWRLVTNFLYFRKMDLDFLFHMFFLARYCKLLEENSFRGRTADFFYMLLFGATVLTGIVLIGGMIPYISETFARILFLSNSLTFMMVYVWSKHNPFIHMSFLGLFTFTAAYLPWVLLGFSILVGSSTWVDLLGMIAGHVYYFLEDVYPRMTGRRPLKTPSFIKALFADDNVVVAQPPNAGIGAGARFGAIGVDPQAQ, encoded by the exons ATGGCGCAGGCGGTGGAGGAGTGGTACCGGCAGATGCCCATCATCACGCGCTCCTACCTCACCGCCGCTGTCGTCACCACCGTCGGCTGCACCCTCGAA ATCATTTCGCCGTATCACCTGTACCTTAACCCGAAGCTCGTGGTGCAGCACTACGAGATTTGGCGCCTCGTCACTAACTTCCTCTACTTCCGCAAGATGG ATTTGGATTTTCTATTCCACATGTTCTTTCTTGCACGGTACTGCAAGCTTCTGGAGGAAAACTCATTTAGAGGAAGAACTGCTGACTTTTTTTACATGCTCTTGTTTGGTGCTACTGTCCTAACTGGCATTGTTCTGATCGGAGGGATGATACCTTACATTTCTGAGACATTTGCCAGAATTCTGTTCTTGAGCAATTCATTGACATTTATGATG GTTTATGTCTGGAGCAAGCACAACCCTTTTATCCATATGAGCTTTCTGGGCCTGTTTACCTTTACGGCTGCGTACTTACCATGG GTTCTTTTGGGCTTCTCTATCCTCGTTGGAAGCAGCACATGGGTGGACCTCTTG GGTATGATTGCTGGACATGTGTACTACTTCCTGGAAGATGTATACCCACGTATGACTGGGCGTCGCCCCCTAAAGACACCGTCCTTCATTAAGGCGCTATTTGCTGATGACAATGTTGTGGTGGCACAGCCACCCAATGCTGGGATTGGTGCTGGTGCAAGGTTCGGTGCTATTGGTGTAGATCCCCAGGCTCAATGA